The following are from one region of the Fusarium verticillioides 7600 chromosome 1, whole genome shotgun sequence genome:
- a CDS encoding enolase, translating to MAVKKVFARSVYDSRGNPTVEVDVVTETGLHRAIVPSGASTGQHEACELRDGDKSKWGGKGVTKAVENVNTVIAPALIQKNLDVKDQSAVDAFLNELDGTPNKTKLGANAILGVSLAVAKAGAAEKGVPLYAHVSDLAGTKKPYVLPVPFMNVLNGGSHAGGRLAFQEFMIVPTEAPTFTEAMRQGAEVYQALKGLAKKRYGQSAGNVGDEGGVAPDIQTAEEALELITDAIEQVGYTGKIKIAMDVASSEFYKVEEKKYDLDFKNPESDPTKWITYEELANLYSELCKKYPIVSIEDPFAEDDWEAWSYFSKTQDIQIVGDDLTVTNPLRIKKAIELKSCNALLLKVNQIGTLTESIQAAKDSYADGWGVMVSHRSGETEDVTIADIAVGLRAGEIKTGAPARSERLAKLNQILRIEEELGDQAIYPGANFRKSVNL from the exons atggctgtcaagaaggtctTCGCCCGCTCCGTCTACGACTCCCGTGGAAACCCTACTGTCGAGGTTGACGTCGTCACCGAGACTGGCCTCCACCGTGCCATCGTTCCCTCCGGTGCCTCTACCG GTCAGCACGAGGCTTGCGAGCTCCGAGATGGTGACAAGTCCAAGTGGGGTGGCAAGGGTGTCACCAAGGCCGTCGAGAACGTGAACACCGTCATTGCTCCCGCTCTTATCCAGAAGAAcctcgatgtcaaggacCAGTCCGCTGTCGATGCTTTCCTTAACGAGCTCGATGGTACTcccaacaagaccaagcttggtgccaATGCTATTCTCGGTGTATCTCTGGCCgtcgccaaggctggtgctgctgagaag GGCGTTCCTCTGTACGCTCACGTCTCTGACCTCGCCGGAACCAAGAAGCCTTACGTCCTCCCCGTTCCCTTCATGAACGTCCTCAACGGTGGCTCCCACGCTGGCGGTCGTCTCGCCTTCCAAGAGTTCATGATCGTTCCTAC TGAGGCGCCCACTTTCACCGAGGCCATGCGCCAGGGTGCTGAGGTCTACCAGGCCCTGAAGGGTTTGGCTAAGAAGCGATATGGCCAATCCGCTGGCAACGTCGGTGATGAGGGTGGTGTTGCTCCCGATATTCAAACTGCCGAGGAGGCCCTTGAGCTTATCACCGATGCTATTGAGCAGGTTGGCTACAccggcaagatcaagatcgccatGGATGTCGCCTCCAGCGAGTTCTacaaggtcgaggagaagaagtacgatcttgacttcaagaacccCGAGTCAGACCCCACCAAGTGGATTACATACGAGGAGCTTGCCAACCTGTACTCAGAGCTGTGCAAGAAGTATCCTATCGTGTCCATCGAGGACCCCTTCGCTGAGGACGACTGGGAGGCCTGGAGCtacttctccaagacccAGGACATCCAaattgttggtgatgacttGACTGTCACCAACCCTCTGCgtatcaagaaggccatcgagctcAAGTCCTGCaacgcccttcttctcaaggtcaaccAGATTGGTACTCTGACCGAGTCCATCCAGGCTGCCAAGGACTCTTACGCTGATGGCTGGGGTGTCATGGTCTCTCACCGATCCGGCGAGACTGAGGATGTCACCATTGCTGACATTGCTGTCGGTCTCCGTGCTGGCGAGATCAAGACCGGTGCCCCTGCCCGATCTGAGCgtctcgccaagctcaaccagATTCTCCgaatcgaggaggagcttggtgacCAGGCTATTTACCCTGGTGCTAACTTCCGCAAGTCTGTTAACCTGTAA
- a CDS encoding BUB protein kinase: MSASGDLIDFDLIEGQKENIQSLPGGRSAKKLAELYSPSPLHKLSTPTPSDTRNVNDCIRAEFEQEVENIAESDDPLDVFERYVRWTLDAYPSAQATPQSQLHTLLERATKTFIGSAQYKNDPRYLKLWVHYIHFFSDTPRETYMFLSRHGIGESLALFYEEYAAWLEGANRWAQAEEVYKLGIDREARPVQRLIRKFKEFEQRVAQQPDVMNEPSSPALPTMRPALAAKVDPFAAARAADPQAARPSSGGAGKPSKSKLAIFSDADAQPSAMSSMSAGSKGWDSIGSLADRRKENAVEAKPWAGETLPAGGKKSTAPKMSVFRDPSLSQIKNIVVVPSKHQISVHPQTGKKERVFVDLAAIYPTPEEIGTELSFEEIMAAGRGWLDHCWEDETFDENLVPEPLVPLEIEEVSKGAGERLLIHQDPVDRCPVHQDPVGKLAIHKDTAEKLVIHQDSSTKLAVHKDIVQYDENGKAVEQYRGSRGGKKKKMMEVNETQIIKAKLDSPSRPKLKKKNTSEPTMTLHTKAATDDIYDIFNAPLKPAGQEEEDEESADDDDYESDDNYTTDAESTGTTRHIEHSEAGDDENDETSDVKSVSEWSDFSTRRHIPHIDGEDDGDEGTERNETQGSDLVDTGAPGPDQESPEAFHNTDQQMGTEEEQNNEAEELETPVFEDFPSTARTTFVPIPPEDYEPPTRPFRDPAEVANNRLPFMTPITERTEVSLDVTMERRGYKTPSKKDNSPTIDEEDEGSSDSEPLSSPLREMVHDPIPPPKMSAPLAPKSIGPLGKAIPPKPLAPKGPIIKDAQCNPVDGSVRSEIIARMLPPLSSYSGFYDHRHEKYERGAEIRKFAKALAKANKSGDNKTVPVAAPVVIELPGTPSTYKIKKELGAGAFAPVYLVEKSAPEADENDENAIPTMGKGAFAVSHRSDIKALKMENPPTPWEFHMMRLAHTRLGPQHRASASLSYAHEMHLFQDEAFLFLPYHPHGTLLDVVNFFRAEPSAVMDEQLAMFFTIELLRTVEALHSKSILHGDLKADNCLLRLDALSDDEFLTAQWKADGSGGWSSRGVVLIDFGRGIDMRAFVPEVEFIADWKTSAQDCAEMREGRPWTWQIDYHGLAGTIHTLLFGKYIETVRCDQGGLGKSGRRYKIRESLKRYWQTELWSDCFELLLNPGAAAAAGGEDGGKMPVLKSMRNVRERMETWLGANCERGVGLKSVMTRLEATFGKNRK; this comes from the exons ATGTCagcttctggagatctgattgactttgacttgatcgAAGgacaaaaagaaaatatcCAGTCTCTACCTGGTGGTCGTTCAGCTAAGAAGCTAGCTGAGCTCTACTCCCCATCACCACTCCATAAACTGTCTACGCCGACCCCTTCGGACACGCGCAATGTCAACGACTGCATTCGCGCCGAATtcgaacaagaagttgaaaacATCGCCGAGTCAGACGATCCTCTTGACGTTTTTGAACGTTATGTTCGATGGACCCTAGACGCCTACCCCTCAGCGCAAGCAACACCACAATCACAACTGCATACCCTTCTCGAGCGTGCAACCAAAACCTTTATTGGTTCAGCACAATACAAAAACGACCCTCGATATCTCAAACTCTGGGTTCACTacatccacttcttctccgACACACCCCGCGAGACGTACATGTTCTTATCGAGACATGGGATAGGAGAGTCCCTCGCATTATTTTACGAGGAATACGCTGCTTGGCTTGAGGGAGCGAATAGATGGGCACAAGCCGAAGAAGTGTACAAGCTGGGTATTGATCGCGAGGCTCGACCTGTTCAGCGACTTATTCGCAAGTTCAAGGAGTTTGAGCAGCGGGTCGCCCAGCAGCCCGACGTCATGAACGAAccctcatcgccagcatTGCCTACCATGCGGCCGGCGCTTGCTGCTAAAGTTGATCCCTTTGCTGCTGCGCGAGCAGCAGATCCTCAGGCGGCAAGACCTTCAAGTGGTGGAGCTGGCAAGccctccaagtccaagctggCAATCTTCTCTGACGCTGATGCCCAACCTTCTGCCATGTCATCAATGAGTGCGGGCTCAAAAGGGTGGGATAGTATCGGTTCATTGGCAGACCGAAGGAAGGAGAATGCAGTAGAAGCCAAACCCTGGGCGGGTGAGACACTACCAGCTGGTGGCAAGAAGAGTACGGCTCCTAAGATGTCAGTGTTTAGGGATCCG TCTCTTTCGCAAATAAAGAATATCGTGGTTGTTCCATCGAAGCATCAAATTTCTGTTCATCCGCAAACTGGAAAAAAAGAGCGTGTTTTTGTTGACCTTGCTGCTATCTACCCAACTCCTGAAGAGATTGGTACAGAGCTTAGTTTCGAGGAGATTATGGCTGCTGGCCGAGGCTGGCTCGACCACTGTTGGGAAGATGAAACATTTGACGAGAACCTCGTTCCTGAGCCTCTCGTGCCCCTCGAGATCGAAGAAGTCAGCAAAGGAGCAGGGGAGAGGCTGCTGATCCATCAAGATCCAGTCGACAGATGCCCTGTCCATCAAGACCCTGTAGGCAAGTTGGCCATTCACAAAGACACAGCTGAGAAGTTGGTTATTCATCAGGATTCTTCCACCAAGTTGGCAGTTCACAAGGACATTGTGCAGTATGACGAGAATGGCAAGGCTGTCGAGCAATATCGCGGGTCACGAGGtggtaagaagaagaaaatgatggAGGTCAACGAGACCCAGATCA TCAAAGCAAAGCTTGACTCGCCATCCAGACCAAaactcaagaagaaaaacacCTCTGAGCCTACCATGACACTTCATACCAAGGCTGCCACTGATGATATTTATGATATTTTCAATGCACCCCTGAAACCTGCTggacaggaggaggaggatgaagagagcgcagatgatgacgattATGAGAGTGATGATAATTATACTACCGATGCAGAAAGCACAGGCACCACAAGGCATATAGAGCACAGCGAGGCCGGTGACGACGAGAACGATGAGACGTCTGATGTCAAGAGTGTTAGTGAATGGTCCGACTTTTCAACTCGAAGACACATTCCTCAtattgatggagaagatgatggtgacGAAGGCACCGAACGAAATGAGACACAAGGATCCGATTTGGTCGATACAGGTGCCCCAGGACCTGATCAGGAGTCACCTGAAGCTTTCCATAACACTGATCAACAAATGGGAaccgaagaagagcaaaaCAACGAGGCCGAGGAGCTTGAAACTCCAGTGTTTGAAGATTTCCCTTCTACAGCTCGTACAACATTTGTTCCTATCCCGCCTGAAGACTACGAGCCCCCAACTCGGCCATTTAGGGATCCGGCCGAGGTGGCCAATAACCGACTACCCTTTATGACTCCCATCACCGAGAGGACTGAAGTGTCTCTGGATGTGACTATGGAGCGCCGTGGATACAAGACACCTTCTAAGAAGGATAATTCTCCAACtattgacgaagaggacgagggGAGTTCAGATTCAGAACCTCTAAGCAGCCCTCTTCGAGAGATGGTCCATGATCCTATTCCACCCCCCAAGATGTCCGCGCCTCTTGCTCCAAAGTCCATTGGGCCTTTGGGCAAAGCAATCCCTCCTAAGCCTCTTGCTCCAAAGGGCCCCATTATCAAGGATGCTCAGTGTAACCCTGTGGATGGATCAGTTCGTTCTGAGATCATCGCTAGGATGCTACCCCCATTGAGCTCGTATTCTGGCTTCTATGACCATCGACATGAGAAATATGAACGAGGGGCTGAGATCCGCAAGTTTGCCAAGGCCCTGGCTAAGGCAAACAAGTCAGGCGATAATAAAACGGTACCTGTTGCTGCTCCTGTAGTGATTGAGCTCCCTGGCACTCCTTCGACCTacaaaatcaagaaagaaCTTGGTGCTGGAGCATTCGCACCTGTTTACCTTGTTGAGAAATCGGCTccagaagctgatgagaacGATGAGAACGCAATACCTACCATGGGCAAGGGCGCTTTCGCCGTTAGCCATCGCAGTGACATCAAGGCTTTAAAAATGGAGAACCCACCTACACCATGGGAGTTCCATATGATGCGTCTGGCTCACACTCGCCTGGGCCCTCAGCATCGTGCTTCTGCCTCCCTGTCTTACGCGCATGAGATGCACCTcttccaagatgaagcgtttcttttcttgccTTACCATCCCCATGGCACCCTTTTAGATgtcgtcaacttcttccgAGCTGAACCTTCTGCCGTCATGGATGAGCAGCTGGCAATGTTTTTTACTATCGAGCTTCTGCGAACcgttgaggctcttcacTCCAAGAGTATTCTGCACGGAGATCTCAAAGCCGACAATTGCCTGCTACGTTTGGACGCACTGTCTGATGACGAGTTCCTGACAGCTCAGTGGAAGGCTGATGGGAGTGGTGGGTGGTCGTCGCGTGGAGTTGTGCTTATTGATTTTGGTCGCGGTATTGACATGCGCGCCTTTGTCCCCGAAGTTGAGTTCATTGCCGACTGGAAAACCAGCGCTCAAGACTGCGCTGAGATGCGAGAGGGCCGCCCATGGACGTGGCAGATTGACTACCACGGCCTCGCTGGCACAATCCACACGCTCCTCTTTGGCAAGTACATCGAGACTGTACGGTGTGACCAAGGTGGACTCGGCAAGTCTGGTCGACGTTACAAGATCCGTGAGAGCCTCAAGCGATACTGGCAGACTGAACTCTGGTCTGACTGTTTCGAGCTTCTACTAAACCCCGGGGCTGCTGCAGCCGCTGGGGGCGAGGATGGTGGCAAGATGCCTGTGCTTAAGTCGATGAGGAATGTcagggagaggatggaaaCTTGGTTGGGGGCCAACTGTGAGAGAGGTGTTGGACTAAAGAGTGTCATGACCAGGCTTGAAGCTACCTTTGGCAAGAATCGCAAGTAG
- a CDS encoding pre-rRNA-processing protein PNO1, translated as MAIDEEGRPRFAPARDIDPVTRVETRKIPIPPHRMTPLKQSWTSIYPPLVEHLKLQCRMNIKRKTVELRSSKHTTDTGALQKGEDFVKAFTLGFDVDDAIALLRLDDLYIQTFEIKDVRTMHGDSQARAIGRIAGKDGKTKFAIENASRTRIVLADSKIHILGGFKNIHLARESVVSLILGKPPGKVYGNLRTVAARMKERF; from the exons ATGGCTATCGATGAGGAAGGACGGCCTCGATTTGCGCCCGCCAGAGATATT GACCCAGTTACCCGGGTGGAAACTCGCAAGATTCCTATTCCTCCTCACCGAATGACACCTTTAAAACAGTCATGGACTTCTATCTACCCTCCTCTGGTCGAGCACCTCAAGCTACAATGTCGAATGAACATCAAGCGAAAGACAGTCGAGCTGCGATCATCGAAGCATACCACTGATACTGGGGCACTGCAAAAAGGAGAAGATTTCGTCAAGGCGTTCACTCTCGGGTTTGACGTGGACGATGCCATCGCGCTGCTGCGACTCGACGACCTCTACATCCAAACTTTCGAGATTAAGGATGTGCGAACAATGCACGGCGACAGCCAAGCTCGTGCCATTGGACGAATTGCTGGAAAGGATGGAAAGACCAAGTTTGCTATAGAGAACGCCAGTAGAACCCGAATCGTGCTTGCTGATTCAAAGATTCACATCCTGGGTGGATTCAAGAACATCCACCTTGCTCGGGAGTCAGTTGTGAGCCTGATTCTCGGCAAGCCGCCTGGCAAGGTATACGGTAACCTCCGAACGGTTGCGGCACGAATGAAGGAGCGCTTCTAA
- a CDS encoding enolase: MNFSVNHLLQGVPLYAHVSDLAGTKKPYVLPVPFMNVLNGGSHAGGRLAFQEFMIVPTEAPTFTEAMRQGAEVYQALKGLAKKRYGQSAGNVGDEGGVAPDIQTAEEALELITDAIEQVGYTGKIKIAMDVASSEFYKVEEKKYDLDFKNPESDPTKWITYEELANLYSELCKKYPIVSIEDPFAEDDWEAWSYFSKTQDIQIVGDDLTVTNPLRIKKAIELKSCNALLLKVNQIGTLTESIQAAKDSYADGWGVMVSHRSGETEDVTIADIAVGLRAGEIKTGAPARSERLAKLNQILRIEEELGDQAIYPGANFRKSVNL, encoded by the exons ATGAATTTTTCAGTTAACCACTTACTGCAGGGCGTTCCTCTGTACGCTCACGTCTCTGACCTCGCCGGAACCAAGAAGCCTTACGTCCTCCCCGTTCCCTTCATGAACGTCCTCAACGGTGGCTCCCACGCTGGCGGTCGTCTCGCCTTCCAAGAGTTCATGATCGTTCCTAC TGAGGCGCCCACTTTCACCGAGGCCATGCGCCAGGGTGCTGAGGTCTACCAGGCCCTGAAGGGTTTGGCTAAGAAGCGATATGGCCAATCCGCTGGCAACGTCGGTGATGAGGGTGGTGTTGCTCCCGATATTCAAACTGCCGAGGAGGCCCTTGAGCTTATCACCGATGCTATTGAGCAGGTTGGCTACAccggcaagatcaagatcgccatGGATGTCGCCTCCAGCGAGTTCTacaaggtcgaggagaagaagtacgatcttgacttcaagaacccCGAGTCAGACCCCACCAAGTGGATTACATACGAGGAGCTTGCCAACCTGTACTCAGAGCTGTGCAAGAAGTATCCTATCGTGTCCATCGAGGACCCCTTCGCTGAGGACGACTGGGAGGCCTGGAGCtacttctccaagacccAGGACATCCAaattgttggtgatgacttGACTGTCACCAACCCTCTGCgtatcaagaaggccatcgagctcAAGTCCTGCaacgcccttcttctcaaggtcaaccAGATTGGTACTCTGACCGAGTCCATCCAGGCTGCCAAGGACTCTTACGCTGATGGCTGGGGTGTCATGGTCTCTCACCGATCCGGCGAGACTGAGGATGTCACCATTGCTGACATTGCTGTCGGTCTCCGTGCTGGCGAGATCAAGACCGGTGCCCCTGCCCGATCTGAGCgtctcgccaagctcaaccagATTCTCCgaatcgaggaggagcttggtgacCAGGCTATTTACCCTGGTGCTAACTTCCGCAAGTCTGTTAACCTGTAA
- a CDS encoding hypothetical protein (At least one base has a quality score < 10), which yields MMAKGIPSPLIGRCFGLCFNSSPATVSSATIRPLGEISRKWSFLPATVVLSNTRFLHSHRKYQTFDPISDNALLPVTPAFSLRHAIQTRTSVSERITPLTTHTSTRKISHWAYWSSKPWQQRRLYSGSGSGQGNGSKCSCGKDITDVSPTPAKTTEDLKRVKASTLNETSKNALSQPRKQDPTGPDSEPVSYMSYLHLPRMPHRPTKEELLEAANGFWQRLKVRLKWVSIRSMRPWNIDEWGAFVSWFLFGHLAWIIVGTTTFFSLIILSINTVVAQETLAQWVGDYLTQSAGVTVVFESAIVPKWRDNVISFRNVFVSRRPGQGDVSSVSKGSSDAAAEAAAGRKADFVGTSETEDDGNYTQFDVTLSTVNVTLSFLNWWNGKGLLKDVEIKGVRGVIDRTSVTWPAEEVDPLSYRHKHQPGDFEIEKFKMEDLLLTVHQPGGFRPFSISIFSCELPQLRKQWLFYDFLSANHMSGSYDGSLFTIHPRQVHGVVPSGNGDPEASVGFGDPKAWKKFSRLRIDGLKIDHLNRGVEGPFGWIYEGNVDIVADVMFPADTDESITKVMADFYDQLEEIVDTNRHRFMRNIQEQGPALLTSGHLSDSAGDIHGEEPPVEPQTSDDERRYLIMDLRISMNDVKAAVPLFTKDMSYVNQALVRPIVAYINAKKTYIPINCRIVKRASDFDGSWSIFDCGLMNDMSAETYDAFANDVENQQSRVRRFKKVGFWTLSLAVHALFMGMAGNVV from the exons ATGATGGCCAAGGGTATCCCCTCTCCTCTGATCGGGCGTTGCTTTGGTCTCTGCTTCAATTCTTCTCCAGCAACAGTCTCTTCGGCTACCATACGTCCTCTTGGAGAAATCAGTCGGAAGTGGTCATTTTTACCGGCGACGGTCGTGCTCTCAAATACTCGATTTCTTCATTCCCACCGAAAATATCAGACTTTTGATCCAATCTCAGACAATGCCTTGTTGCCTGTCACGCCAGCCTTTTCATTGCGCCATGCAATTCAAACTCGAACATCTGTTTCCGAGCGAATAACCCCTCTTACAACGCACACCTCAACTCGTAAAATATCCCACTGGGCATATTGGTCATCGAAGCCCTGGCAACAGCGACGATTGTAcagtggtagtggtagtggtCAAGGTAATGGGTCAAAATGCTCTTGCGGCAAGGATATCACGGATGTTTCCCCCACACCAGCTAAAACAACAGAAGATCTGAAAAGGGTCAAGGCTTCGACATTGAACGAAACAAGCAAAAATGCTCTCAGCCAACCCAGGAAACAAGACCCTACAGGGCCGGATTCTGAGCCAGTCTCTTACATGTCCTATCTACACCTGCCGAGAATGCCCCATCGGCCAACCAAAGAGGAACTGCTCGAGGCCGCCAACGGCTTTTGGCAGCGTCTCAAGGTTCGTCTAAAATGGGTGTCGATTAGAAGTATGAGGCCGTGGAATATTGATGAATGGGGTGCTTTTGTTTCATGGTTTCTTTTCGGCCACCTCGCTTGGATCATCGTCGGCACAACCACATTCTTCTCCCTGATCATTTTGTCAATCAACACTGTTGTTGCGCAAG AAACACTCGCGCAATGGGTAGGTGACTATTTGACACAGTCTGCTGGCGTTACCGTTGTTTTCGAGTCTGCTATTGTCCCCAAGTGGCGTGATAATGTTATCTCTTTCCGCAACGTTTTTGTGTCCCGACGACCTGGCCAAGGCGACGTCTCGTCCGTAAGCAAAGGCTCGTCAGATGCTGCCGCCGAGGCTGCCGCTGGCCGCAAAGCAGATTTCGTGGGAACGTCTGAAACTGAGGACGATGGAAACTACACTCAATTTGACGTCACTCTTTCAACGGTCAATGTCACGTTGTCATTCTTGAACTGGTGGAATGGCAAAGGACTGTTGAAAGATGTTGAAATCAAGGGTGTTCGCGGTGTCATTGACCGAACTTCAGTGACATGGCCAGCCGAGGAGGTTGATCCTCTGTCATATCGTCACAAGCACCAACCAGGAGATTTCGAGATCGAAAAGTTCAAAATGGAGGACCTATTACTCACCGTTCATCAACCAGGCGGGTTCCGGCCATTCTCTatcagcatcttctcttgCGAGCTGCCCCAGCTTCGCAAGCAATGGCTATTTTATGATTTCCTTTCGGCCAACCACATGTCAGGGTCTTACGATGGTTCTCTGTTTACGATCCATCCCCGACAAGTCCACGGCGTGGTACCCAGTGGTAATGGTGACCCAGAAGCTTCcgttggttttggtgatCCCAAGGCGTGGAAAAAGTTCAGTCGGCTCCGAATTGATGGTTTGAAGATAGACCATCTCAACCGCGGTGTTGAGGGGCCTTTTGGCTGGATATACGAAGGGAATGTCGATATTGTTGCTGATGTCATGTTTCCCGCTGACACCGACGAGAGCATCACCAAGGTCATGGCCGACTTCTACGAtcagcttgaagaaatcGTCGACACAAATAGGCACCGCTTCATGCGCAACATCCAAGAGCAAGGCCCTGCTCTTCTTACATCAGGGCACCTTTCAGACTCAGCTGGAGATATCCACGGCGAAGAGCCACCCGTCGAGCCGCAGAcaagtgatgatgagcgtCGCTACCTCATCATGGACCTCCGTATCTCCATGAACGATGTCAAAGCTGCAGTtcctctcttcaccaaggaTATGTCATACGTCAATCAGGCATTGGTCCGCCCTATCGTTGCTTATATCAACGCGAAGAAGACATACATCCCAATCAATTGCCGTATCGTGAAACGAGCCAGCGACTTCGATGGTAGCTGGTCGATCTTTGACTGTGGTCTAATGAACGATATGTCAGCGGAGACATATGATGCATTTGCGAATGACGTCGAAAACCAACAGAGCCGAGTTCGGCGGTTCAAAAAGGTTGGGTTCTGGACCTTGTCGCTTGCGGTCCATGCCCTCTTTATGGGAATGGCGGGCAATGTGGTGTGA
- a CDS encoding pre-rRNA-processing protein PNO1, producing MPAPTALKNAEDAPPAVDVSLPVEENDEEFLLDAPDALPTDVNVLVPVEESNENGMAIDEEGRPRFAPARDIDPVTRVETRKIPIPPHRMTPLKQSWTSIYPPLVEHLKLQCRMNIKRKTVELRSSKHTTDTGALQKGEDFVKAFTLGFDVDDAIALLRLDDLYIQTFEIKDVRTMHGDSQARAIGRIAGKDGKTKFAIENASRTRIVLADSKIHILGGFKNIHLARESVVSLILGKPPGKVYGNLRTVAARMKERF from the exons ATGCCTGCGCCGACCGCTTTGAAGAACGCAGAGGATGCCCCGCCCGCTGTGGACGTTTCGCTCCCAGTTGAAG AGAACGACGAGGAGTTCCTTTTAGATGCGCCTGACGCCCTTCCTACCGATGTGAATGTTCTTGTGCCGGTGGAGGAGAGCAATGAGAATGGAATGGCTATCGATGAGGAAGGACGGCCTCGATTTGCGCCCGCCAGAGATATT GACCCAGTTACCCGGGTGGAAACTCGCAAGATTCCTATTCCTCCTCACCGAATGACACCTTTAAAACAGTCATGGACTTCTATCTACCCTCCTCTGGTCGAGCACCTCAAGCTACAATGTCGAATGAACATCAAGCGAAAGACAGTCGAGCTGCGATCATCGAAGCATACCACTGATACTGGGGCACTGCAAAAAGGAGAAGATTTCGTCAAGGCGTTCACTCTCGGGTTTGACGTGGACGATGCCATCGCGCTGCTGCGACTCGACGACCTCTACATCCAAACTTTCGAGATTAAGGATGTGCGAACAATGCACGGCGACAGCCAAGCTCGTGCCATTGGACGAATTGCTGGAAAGGATGGAAAGACCAAGTTTGCTATAGAGAACGCCAGTAGAACCCGAATCGTGCTTGCTGATTCAAAGATTCACATCCTGGGTGGATTCAAGAACATCCACCTTGCTCGGGAGTCAGTTGTGAGCCTGATTCTCGGCAAGCCGCCTGGCAAGGTATACGGTAACCTCCGAACGGTTGCGGCACGAATGAAGGAGCGCTTCTAA
- a CDS encoding AP endonuclease 1, giving the protein MARTSQRKKQAVSYNEDPDDHEMPQVTKAVAAATKVIQKTKGAVTKIATAKAASVKTVTKRKASPEPEIASPAPAAKTTKKRKTKAKDEDAKPLADRTDVSSLQPTMNIGAHVSAAGGVQNSVTNAVHIGANAFALFLKSQRKWTNPPLDHEAKNQFISMCKEHSYSAGEHALPHGSYLVNLAQADEEKADQAYKSFLDDLERCEQLGIRLYNFHPGSTGGDARPAAIARIAAQLNKSHRATKTVITVLENMAGSGNVIGSTWEDLRDIIALVEDKSRVGVCIDTCHAFAAGYDLRTPEAFSKTVNSFNDIVGHRYLKAFHLNDSKAPFNSNRDLHANIGTGFLGLRAFHCIMNHAPFAGMPMVLETPIDRLGADGKSVEDKKVWANEIKLLERLVGMDAETEEFKDLEIELQAQGESERNKIQDQVDRKMAKDAKKGTRKAGKRKKKDDSDDESE; this is encoded by the exons ATGGCTCGTACATCTCAGCGCAAAAAGCAGGCAGTTAGCTACAACGAGGACCCTGACGACCACGAGATGCCCCAGGTGACTAAGGCTGTAGCGGCTGCGACTAAGGTCATTCAGAAAACTAAGGGTGCAGTTACAAAGATAGCAACTGCAAAGGCTGCATCTGTAAAGACAGTAACGAAGCGGAAAGCCTCGCCCGAACCTGAGATAGCCTCCCCAGCTCCAGCGGCAAAGACGACCAAGAAGCGCAAAACAAAGGCAAAGGACGAAGATGCGAAACCCCTGGCAGATAGAACGGACGTATCATCACTTCAACCTACCATGAACATTGGCGCTCACGTCAGTGCCGCAGGAG GAGTACAGAATTCCGTCACAAACGCTGTCCACATCGGCGCAAACGCTTTTGCACTTTTCCTCAAATCACAAAGAAAATGGACGAACCCGCCTCTTGACCATGAGGCCAAGAATCAATTCATCTCAATGTGCAAAGAACACAGTTATAGCGCAGGCGAACATGCCCTTCCCCACGGCTCATATCTCGTCAATCTAGCGCaggctgatgaggagaaggcggACCAAGCATATAAGTCCTTTCTGGATGACCTAGAACGTTGCGAGCAGCTGGGGATTCGCCTGTACAACTTTCATCCTGGATCGACCGGCGGAGATGCTCGGCCAGCAGCCATTGCACGTATTGCCGCGCAGCTTAACAAGTCGCACAGGGCTACCAAGACGGTGATTACTGTCCTGGAAAACATGGCAGGCAGTGGAAATGTCATTGGATCAACCTGGGAGGATTTGAGGGACATCATTGCCCTGGTTGAGGATAAATCTAGAGTTGGTGTTTGCATTGACACCTGCCATGCCTTTGCAGCTGGATATGACCTAAGAACGCCAGAGGCATTCAGTAAGACTGTTAACTCTTTCAACGACATTGTCGGTCACAGATATCTCAAGGCCTTCCACT TGAACGACAGCAAAGCTCCCTTCAATTCCAATAGAGATCTCCACGCCAACATCGGAACGGGCTTTCTCGGCCTCCGCGCCTTTCACTGCATCATGAACCATGCCCCTTTCGCGGGTATGCCTATGGTACTCGAGACGCCCATTGATCGGCTGGGTGCTGACGGCAAATCtgtcgaggacaagaaggtcTGGGCTAACgagatcaagctcttggagcGCCTTGTGGGCATGGATGCGGAGActgaggagttcaaggacCTTGAAATAGAGTTGCAGGCCCAGGGAGAGTCAGAAAGGAACAAGATACAGGATCAGGTTGATCGTAAAATGgccaaggatgccaagaagggGACCAGGAAGGCAGGGAaacggaagaagaaggatgattCTGATGACGAGAGCGAGTAG